The following proteins are encoded in a genomic region of candidate division WOR-3 bacterium:
- a CDS encoding Rne/Rng family ribonuclease, which yields MTRKDIFVSVATTETRIAVLENDVLIEFHVDRPDQISLVGNIYKARVLNLMTGLKAAFVDIGMEKNGFLPLDEIPFKEFSELFESEDIEIEEEVKTEGVKLKENQEIIVQITKDSYGVKGPRVTSYISIPGRYVVLLLNAKNIGVSRKIHHRHEREQLARLAKEIKPQGMGLIIRTAAATARPEEIQQEVQYLKSLWEKSLKTAEEPAPRLIYAEPSTLIKIVRDLFNQEVRNLYVDNELKYREIIQYLSNVSPRMRSRVKLYKDPEPLFFKFGIEEQLKTIFERKVWLPSGGYIVLDHTEAFLAIDVNTGKSSREKQAERLALSTNLEAIKEIARQLRLRDIGGLVVVDLIDMEKRESIDKVVREFKSLIRSDRARYRIGEVSEFGLFQFTRERSRTSLTYSLSEVCPVCKGRGRIISKMSVISDIERWFFNNARSIKNKIVELQVSPRIADFLTTRGSDILAKFSKDCNLILKIKPDYTIAEDDFKVSVV from the coding sequence ATGACAAGGAAAGATATATTTGTAAGTGTTGCGACGACTGAAACGAGGATTGCCGTTTTGGAAAACGATGTTTTAATTGAGTTCCATGTGGACCGTCCTGACCAGATCAGCCTTGTAGGAAACATATATAAGGCAAGGGTCCTTAATCTTATGACCGGATTAAAAGCAGCATTTGTTGATATTGGTATGGAGAAGAATGGCTTTCTGCCCCTTGATGAGATTCCATTTAAAGAATTTTCTGAATTGTTTGAAAGTGAGGATATTGAGATTGAAGAAGAAGTAAAAACCGAAGGTGTTAAATTAAAGGAAAACCAAGAGATAATCGTTCAGATCACAAAAGATTCCTATGGAGTAAAAGGTCCTCGTGTCACCTCTTATATTTCAATCCCGGGCAGGTATGTGGTGTTGCTTTTAAATGCTAAAAATATTGGTGTATCAAGGAAAATTCATCATCGTCATGAAAGGGAACAACTCGCACGCCTTGCTAAAGAGATAAAACCACAGGGAATGGGATTGATTATCAGAACCGCAGCCGCGACTGCCCGTCCCGAAGAGATTCAGCAGGAGGTCCAGTATTTAAAATCGCTCTGGGAAAAAAGTTTGAAAACAGCTGAAGAACCCGCACCGAGATTGATCTATGCAGAACCGAGTACATTGATAAAGATTGTCCGCGACCTTTTTAATCAGGAAGTAAGAAATCTTTATGTTGATAATGAATTAAAATATCGTGAGATAATCCAGTATCTAAGCAATGTATCTCCACGGATGCGTTCGAGGGTAAAATTGTACAAAGACCCGGAGCCACTATTTTTTAAATTTGGTATTGAAGAACAGTTGAAGACAATCTTTGAAAGAAAGGTATGGCTACCGAGTGGCGGATACATTGTCCTTGACCATACTGAGGCATTCCTGGCAATAGATGTGAATACCGGTAAATCCTCAAGGGAAAAGCAGGCAGAGAGACTTGCACTTTCAACAAACCTTGAGGCAATAAAAGAAATTGCAAGGCAGCTACGTTTGCGCGATATTGGTGGACTCGTCGTGGTTGATCTCATTGATATGGAAAAAAGAGAGAGCATAGATAAAGTTGTGCGCGAGTTTAAATCATTGATACGCAGCGACCGTGCCCGTTACCGGATTGGTGAGGTGAGCGAATTTGGCTTATTCCAGTTTACAAGGGAACGTTCGCGAACGAGTCTTACCTATTCATTGAGCGAAGTCTGCCCGGTATGTAAAGGCAGGGGCAGGATTATTTCAAAGATGAGTGTGATAAGTGATATTGAACGCTGGTTCTTTAATAATGCAAGGTCTATTAAGAATAAGATTGTTGAATTACAGGTCTCACCACGTATTGCAGATTTTCTCACCACCCGCGGTTCTGATATTCTGGCAAAATTCTCCAAGGATTGTAATCTCATTTTAAAAATAAAACCAGATTATACAATTGCTGAAGATGACTTTAAGGTGTCGGTGGTATGA
- the pfkA gene encoding 6-phosphofructokinase, producing the protein MKRRIGVLTSGGDAPGMNAAIRAIVRTALYKGYEVLGIKHGYKGLINNDMIRLDHYAVANIIQRGGTIIGTARCDEFETDKGMKKAKKIIEQNKIDCVIVIGGDGTMRGAKAFSEKFGMNLIGLPGTIDNDLYGTDFTIGFDTAVNSALEAVDRIRDTASSLERVFFIEVMGRYAGFISLAVGLAGGAEDVIIPETPTDIEEIARTIQNNIKKGKKSNIIIVAEGDEAGNALTIAKKVKKLTGEDYRVAVLGYIQRGGTPTANDRILASKLGYYAVEALENDRYGVMVGEIEGKIVYTPFEDTYSIKKPVEDYIYKMIKILSG; encoded by the coding sequence ATGAAAAGAAGAATTGGTGTTCTGACCAGTGGCGGTGATGCACCGGGTATGAATGCCGCAATCCGGGCGATTGTCCGCACTGCACTTTATAAAGGATATGAAGTTCTGGGGATAAAACACGGCTATAAGGGATTAATTAATAACGATATGATAAGATTAGATCACTATGCTGTAGCGAATATTATACAGCGTGGAGGTACCATTATCGGCACTGCACGGTGTGATGAATTTGAGACTGATAAAGGGATGAAGAAGGCAAAGAAAATTATCGAACAGAATAAAATAGATTGTGTTATCGTGATAGGTGGCGATGGAACAATGCGCGGGGCAAAGGCATTTTCTGAAAAGTTCGGAATGAATCTCATTGGACTTCCGGGGACGATTGATAACGATCTTTATGGCACAGATTTTACCATTGGTTTTGATACGGCTGTGAATAGTGCACTTGAGGCAGTCGACCGCATAAGAGATACTGCCTCATCTTTGGAAAGGGTATTCTTTATTGAGGTGATGGGGCGATACGCAGGTTTCATTAGCTTGGCAGTTGGGCTTGCAGGAGGTGCTGAGGATGTAATCATTCCTGAGACCCCAACCGATATTGAAGAGATTGCCCGAACAATCCAAAATAATATTAAAAAAGGAAAAAAATCAAATATTATCATCGTTGCCGAGGGTGATGAAGCAGGAAACGCCTTGACGATTGCAAAGAAAGTCAAGAAATTGACCGGCGAAGATTATCGTGTTGCGGTGTTGGGTTATATCCAGCGTGGTGGGACGCCGACCGCGAATGATAGAATCCTTGCCTCAAAACTTGGCTATTATGCGGTTGAAGCACTGGAGAATGATAGGTATGGAGTTATGGTCGGAGAAATTGAAGGCAAAATTGTATATACACCATTTGAAGATACCTATTCAATAAAAAAACCAGTTGAAGACTATATATACAAGATGATAAAAATCTTATCAGGCTAA
- a CDS encoding T9SS type A sorting domain-containing protein — MKKVLTFIGLMCIFVWATVVPGNVDKAKMDDGTGSCDRFVPVMTTRDIVVADSSANQYCMWTQQQECLAYNPTDEYIEFVCRNFAVGNNLDVWQNDKTFSGAWTDENAYTAQLGGARYPHSIASVDGQGPHISAPVLISGAWGAMMGQYESGGWFSSLWDNPVDLSGNVGTHKNDGHQLPNGNILFIGVTGSYDILYRTYNTDLSQQLASGTVAPATSYFWGFDVNGGTAYVFWYDDNLNVYYKTTTDGINWSATQTYNLVWPQPFTQNVFYWGQMAVTDAGNPILVFDIIDGSDAEYPYVGKVYVSTASGQPCTEVGVTTSGAENFYPTVAAGGNYVVVLFGEARGGTGTNTFWDVYYNYSIDNGTTWATPINLTQNITDHNNCLWQIAKRVDPVGNGQFFFAFGCSISSPLDDLYALIQSNTAAASRWYVGRNPIIGIAENKTETPKKLALNIAPNPVRSQAGISYALPKSGNVSITLYSADGRLVRTIDQGYKNAGFYTTTIDTRELANGAYVVVLKTDNKNLSGKLVITH, encoded by the coding sequence ATGAAGAAAGTATTAACATTTATTGGTCTAATGTGTATATTTGTTTGGGCAACTGTAGTGCCAGGAAATGTTGATAAGGCAAAGATGGATGATGGGACTGGTTCGTGTGATAGGTTTGTACCAGTGATGACAACCAGAGACATTGTAGTTGCAGATTCGTCAGCGAATCAATATTGTATGTGGACACAACAGCAGGAATGTCTTGCCTATAACCCAACCGACGAATATATTGAATTTGTCTGCAGAAATTTTGCAGTTGGTAATAATCTTGATGTCTGGCAGAATGATAAAACATTCAGTGGTGCGTGGACCGATGAGAATGCCTATACTGCACAGCTTGGTGGTGCAAGGTATCCACATTCAATTGCTTCGGTTGATGGACAGGGACCGCATATTTCAGCACCGGTCCTCATATCTGGTGCCTGGGGAGCAATGATGGGGCAATATGAGAGTGGCGGCTGGTTCTCATCACTCTGGGATAATCCGGTCGACCTCTCGGGGAATGTAGGAACCCATAAAAACGATGGTCATCAACTCCCCAATGGAAATATCCTGTTTATTGGCGTTACAGGGAGTTATGACATTCTCTACAGAACCTACAACACCGATTTGAGCCAGCAACTTGCCAGCGGAACCGTTGCACCAGCAACATCCTATTTCTGGGGGTTTGATGTCAATGGTGGAACTGCCTATGTATTCTGGTATGACGATAATTTGAATGTTTATTACAAAACCACGACCGATGGTATCAACTGGAGTGCAACCCAGACATATAATTTGGTCTGGCCACAGCCATTCACCCAGAATGTTTTCTATTGGGGACAGATGGCGGTTACTGATGCGGGAAATCCAATTCTTGTGTTTGATATAATTGATGGTAGCGATGCCGAGTATCCTTACGTTGGTAAAGTTTATGTTTCAACTGCCTCTGGTCAACCCTGTACTGAGGTTGGTGTAACAACATCTGGCGCTGAGAATTTCTATCCTACAGTCGCTGCCGGTGGTAATTATGTTGTTGTTTTATTTGGTGAGGCGAGAGGTGGTACAGGTACTAACACATTCTGGGATGTCTATTACAACTATTCAATAGATAATGGAACAACCTGGGCTACACCAATAAACCTTACTCAGAATATAACCGACCATAATAATTGTCTCTGGCAGATTGCCAAAAGAGTCGACCCAGTTGGCAATGGTCAATTTTTCTTTGCATTTGGTTGTTCTATATCTTCGCCATTGGATGATCTTTATGCCCTTATCCAGAGCAATACTGCTGCAGCCTCACGTTGGTATGTTGGTAGAAATCCAATAATTGGTATTGCTGAGAACAAGACCGAGACTCCAAAGAAACTTGCACTCAATATTGCACCGAATCCAGTTCGTAGCCAGGCTGGTATTTCCTATGCATTACCAAAATCCGGCAATGTATCCATTACCCTTTACAGTGCGGATGGTAGACTTGTTAGAACGATTGACCAGGGTTATAAGAATGCTGGGTTCTATACTACAACAATTGATACCCGCGAACTTGCCAACGGTGCCTATGTGGTTGTGTTGAAGACTGATAACAAGAATCTCTCCGGCAAACTCGTTATCACCCACTAA
- a CDS encoding T9SS type A sorting domain-containing protein — protein MKKLFVLLGITGLLLASDFIQIDKIQDIASRFVNQRYGTGYILYSVIPYYGVDEQPNAYGLTFANAEQDLITVIMGARYTTSPIGEVYKGSPHCEKFYNKALEKVRKNFQGEPVFKKYYYFGPGEEYAGFEIDNKKVLINVLNSQIRTGEDMVRVKADPVLEKITREKWSRYLNTYEFVTRQGNYIDSVPFIDWVYGCSPTAASMMFWYWDYRNYGKLVDHFYTHWDTPENEWNDCANTNRELALAMNTDTLTGGTYIGSIAPGMITVANSYNGYSFSATTSPQGGYWNQWVFSYLKAEIDAQRPCHWNVLQYWYPPMSDYINHSVTGVGYEITSNDTFVIVHTTWGNDEPLWPLGTYYNGVYSYDYVVSLVPGGSNPNNVFLDYPRGGDVYNLPIMFKNLKYAIRWHTTGSDISYLKLWWSKGNDGDGYDSLRWTLIANNVPNTGKYIWTCPTLSCSLRVNISAMNASNVRLAADGSFGRSRVVELNHSANVNLIGHYDTPVWANDLVIIGNYAYITDGTGGLQIVDISDSTLPEPVNKVTLPGNSYAIAGTSQYLYIGDREDTLRILSLSNPTNPVQVGKLAMGDDVLGLFVNGSRVYVAARSQGLVIVDVQNPANPVILGTFNTSGFAYDVVVDNNYAYVADATKGVRIIDVSTPSNPVETGFYDTNGVTYGVAKHGSYLYAADGNPGIKIFDASNPDTLLLLGSLDTPTSATGIQYYNNHVFVADGALGGLRVINVSNPSSPSEVGYILSMSTVNSVYLRNGLVYLPDGSTGLLIIKQDIVGIEENKQMSVITSLKIMPQPVNQKNSVIIRFTVERESMGKIEILDISGRVLNTVYQGGFNKGKNEFLWLPDGIASGVYFVRVKTDAETMIGKMLIIK, from the coding sequence ATGAAGAAGTTATTTGTATTGTTAGGCATTACAGGGTTATTGCTGGCATCTGATTTTATCCAAATAGATAAGATACAGGATATCGCCAGCAGGTTTGTAAACCAGAGATATGGCACTGGATATATTCTTTACAGTGTAATTCCATATTATGGTGTTGATGAACAGCCAAATGCCTATGGTTTAACATTTGCGAATGCTGAACAGGATTTGATTACAGTTATAATGGGGGCGAGATACACAACTTCACCGATAGGTGAGGTATATAAGGGAAGTCCACATTGCGAAAAATTTTATAATAAAGCCTTGGAAAAAGTTAGAAAAAATTTTCAAGGCGAACCTGTCTTCAAGAAGTATTACTATTTTGGACCGGGGGAAGAGTACGCAGGATTTGAGATAGATAATAAAAAGGTCCTGATAAATGTCTTAAATTCGCAAATCAGAACCGGTGAAGATATGGTAAGAGTCAAAGCCGACCCAGTTTTAGAAAAAATTACGAGAGAAAAATGGAGTCGGTATTTGAATACATATGAGTTTGTAACCCGACAGGGTAATTATATTGATTCAGTTCCATTTATTGATTGGGTCTATGGTTGCTCACCCACTGCTGCTTCGATGATGTTCTGGTATTGGGATTATCGTAATTATGGCAAACTTGTTGACCATTTCTATACCCACTGGGATACACCGGAAAACGAATGGAATGATTGTGCCAATACCAATCGTGAACTTGCCCTGGCAATGAATACAGATACACTTACTGGCGGTACATATATCGGTAGCATTGCTCCGGGAATGATAACGGTTGCGAATTCATATAATGGTTATTCTTTCAGTGCAACGACTTCTCCACAAGGTGGTTACTGGAATCAATGGGTGTTTTCTTATTTGAAGGCAGAGATAGATGCCCAGAGACCATGCCACTGGAATGTGCTCCAGTACTGGTATCCACCGATGAGTGATTATATAAATCACTCGGTCACCGGTGTCGGATATGAGATTACAAGTAATGATACATTCGTAATTGTTCATACAACATGGGGTAATGATGAGCCATTGTGGCCACTCGGAACATATTATAACGGAGTCTATTCTTATGATTATGTAGTAAGTCTTGTTCCCGGCGGTTCAAATCCCAATAATGTCTTTCTGGATTATCCAAGAGGTGGCGATGTTTATAATCTACCTATAATGTTTAAGAACCTGAAATATGCGATTCGCTGGCATACGACCGGAAGTGATATAAGTTATCTAAAACTCTGGTGGTCCAAGGGAAATGATGGGGATGGTTATGATTCTTTGCGCTGGACTTTAATCGCCAACAATGTACCCAATACTGGAAAATATATCTGGACCTGCCCGACACTCAGCTGTTCTTTAAGAGTAAATATTTCGGCAATGAATGCCAGTAATGTAAGACTCGCTGCAGATGGTAGTTTTGGTAGGTCTCGGGTTGTGGAATTGAACCATTCAGCAAATGTCAATCTTATTGGGCATTATGATACACCAGTATGGGCAAATGACCTTGTTATAATCGGTAATTACGCTTATATCACAGATGGTACAGGAGGTTTGCAGATAGTTGATATTAGTGATTCTACACTTCCTGAACCGGTTAATAAAGTAACCTTACCAGGAAATTCATATGCAATTGCCGGAACATCTCAGTATCTTTATATTGGGGATCGTGAAGACACTTTGAGAATTTTATCTCTTTCAAACCCAACCAATCCTGTTCAGGTAGGAAAATTGGCAATGGGTGATGATGTTCTTGGCTTGTTTGTGAATGGCAGCAGGGTTTATGTGGCTGCACGCTCCCAGGGGCTTGTGATTGTTGATGTCCAGAATCCTGCTAACCCTGTGATATTGGGAACATTTAATACAAGCGGCTTTGCTTATGATGTGGTTGTAGATAATAATTACGCCTATGTTGCCGATGCAACAAAGGGTGTAAGGATAATAGATGTTTCAACACCATCAAATCCAGTTGAAACTGGATTTTATGATACGAATGGAGTAACATACGGAGTTGCAAAACACGGCAGCTATCTTTATGCTGCAGATGGTAATCCAGGAATTAAGATCTTTGATGCCTCAAACCCTGATACCCTTCTCCTTTTAGGTTCACTTGATACCCCAACTTCAGCAACAGGAATTCAGTATTATAATAACCATGTATTTGTAGCAGATGGGGCATTGGGTGGATTAAGGGTGATAAATGTTTCAAACCCATCTTCACCTTCAGAGGTTGGCTATATACTCTCTATGAGTACGGTAAATTCTGTCTATCTGAGAAATGGGTTGGTTTATCTACCAGACGGTAGCACGGGGTTGCTCATAATAAAACAGGATATCGTGGGGATTGAAGAAAATAAACAAATGTCTGTAATTACTTCTTTAAAAATAATGCCTCAGCCTGTAAATCAGAAAAATAGTGTAATTATCAGATTCACAGTAGAAAGAGAGTCTATGGGTAAGATTGAAATTCTTGATATTTCAGGAAGGGTTTTAAATACAGTTTATCAGGGAGGATTCAATAAAGGCAAAAATGAGTTCCTGTGGTTACCAGACGGGATTGCATCGGGTGTATATTTTGTCAGAGTCAAGACCGATGCAGAAACGATGATAGGTAAGATGCTTATAATAAAATAA
- a CDS encoding PorV/PorQ family protein, which translates to MKRYLAIILILSIPLFADFAKLGTSGAQFLKISVGRGSAMGEAFVAISDDASATYWNPAGLGILNGRQFALQHNEWIADIKHDYLAVALPLSNMGTLGFSLTALTMGKMEYTTVDDPNTKTVREDTGTGTYFNASDFALGISFGRMFTDRLAAGATIKAVQEMIWDMSASGIATDFGIHYNTGFKGLKIAASMANFGADINFGGRNLDRSYDPFPDSPLDYEKIPITVKTTPFPLPLIFRFGIAMNPLETEAQRLTVALDLNHPNDNYETINLGLEYGYLNTLFLRTGYKMYLNFDYMKAMTGAEPVYDSTAEKYTYPKWGDNTEWLLNNLTAGVGFNLKMGAREMRIDYAYMNKGVLSHTHRIGLLFGF; encoded by the coding sequence ATGAAAAGGTATCTTGCGATAATCCTTATATTATCAATTCCCCTGTTTGCAGATTTTGCAAAACTCGGGACATCAGGTGCCCAATTTTTGAAAATCAGTGTTGGACGCGGGTCAGCAATGGGCGAGGCATTTGTGGCGATCTCCGATGATGCCTCAGCAACATACTGGAATCCTGCAGGACTGGGCATTCTGAATGGTCGTCAGTTTGCACTCCAGCATAACGAATGGATTGCGGATATAAAACACGATTATCTTGCGGTTGCACTTCCACTATCAAATATGGGAACCCTCGGTTTCAGCCTCACCGCATTGACAATGGGCAAGATGGAATATACTACAGTTGATGACCCGAATACAAAGACAGTACGTGAAGATACGGGTACTGGAACATACTTCAATGCCTCTGATTTTGCCCTTGGAATTTCATTTGGAAGAATGTTTACAGACCGTCTTGCTGCTGGCGCTACAATAAAGGCGGTCCAGGAAATGATCTGGGATATGTCGGCATCGGGAATTGCCACTGACTTTGGGATCCATTACAATACTGGTTTTAAGGGTTTGAAGATTGCGGCATCAATGGCTAATTTCGGCGCGGATATAAATTTTGGTGGTAGGAACCTTGACCGTTCATATGATCCATTCCCTGATTCTCCACTTGATTACGAAAAGATCCCTATCACAGTAAAAACAACGCCATTCCCGCTACCATTGATATTCAGATTTGGTATTGCAATGAATCCTTTAGAGACCGAAGCCCAGCGTCTTACCGTTGCCCTTGATTTAAACCATCCCAATGATAATTACGAAACAATAAATTTAGGACTTGAATACGGCTACTTGAATACCCTTTTCTTAAGAACTGGCTACAAGATGTACCTGAATTTTGATTATATGAAGGCGATGACCGGTGCTGAGCCAGTCTATGATTCAACCGCAGAAAAATATACATATCCAAAATGGGGTGATAATACCGAGTGGCTACTGAATAATCTGACCGCTGGTGTTGGTTTCAATCTCAAGATGGGTGCTCGTGAAATGCGGATTGACTATGCTTATATGAATAAGGGAGTGCTCAGTCATACGCATCGTATCGGACTGCTCTTTGGATTCTAA
- a CDS encoding transketolase, which translates to MKKINFFSEINEQVWKELKELSRLCRGDILKMTTIAGSGHPGGSMSSIDIYLTLLYFANITPENYDSPQRDRVVVSHGHTSPGLYSALARLGFIDLEELLLGFRKIHSLFEGHIERHIPGVEWTTGNLGQGLSAGCGFALAAKLKNLDYHTFVVMSDAEQAKGQVSEARRFAKKFNLTDITVLIDYNHFQISGRVEDIMPVNIKENYLADGWKFIEVSGHNHKEIFEAVKKAISDRSSPYVIICETTIGKGVSFMENNAKYHGQALTREECKKALKELDIEDDIELLLKRENKKIKSYKRIEIAQPELKLGKPRIYKDTTDPRVVFGDVLEETAKLNPANTIAVFDCDLMDSVKTNKFAKIRPENFFEAGVSEHTTATISGALSINGIVTIWADFGVFAIDEVYNQLRLNDINHTNLKIFATHLGYNVGPDGKTHHCIDYLGLLRNLFGFKVLIPADPNQTDHIVRYVLNQPGNWVIGVGRTKLPIIKDTSGKILFDEDYRFEYGKIDLIRNGDACAVFTMGAMLSKAIEAYEELNNHGIKIKIYNISSPFAIKPEFIKEAAKTGLIITYEDHIIHSGLGSLIAQVLAEENLNTKFVKMGIEQYGGSDEPDALYKKYRLDSQSLAKKIKEVL; encoded by the coding sequence ATGAAAAAAATTAATTTTTTCAGTGAAATAAATGAACAGGTCTGGAAAGAATTAAAAGAACTTTCCCGACTCTGCAGGGGCGATATTTTAAAGATGACGACGATTGCTGGTTCTGGTCATCCCGGCGGGTCTATGTCGTCGATTGATATCTATCTTACGCTGCTTTATTTTGCTAATATCACACCGGAAAATTACGATTCCCCACAACGGGATAGAGTGGTTGTTAGCCATGGCCATACATCACCAGGTTTATATTCAGCCCTCGCAAGGTTAGGATTTATTGACCTTGAAGAACTGCTCTTGGGTTTCAGGAAAATACATAGTCTTTTTGAAGGGCATATTGAAAGACATATCCCTGGTGTTGAATGGACAACCGGCAATTTAGGGCAGGGTTTGTCTGCGGGTTGTGGCTTTGCCCTTGCGGCAAAATTAAAAAATTTAGATTATCATACATTTGTGGTGATGAGTGATGCGGAACAGGCAAAAGGGCAGGTCAGCGAGGCAAGACGTTTTGCGAAGAAATTCAATTTAACCGATATCACGGTTTTAATTGATTACAATCATTTCCAGATCTCAGGTCGGGTAGAAGATATAATGCCGGTCAATATTAAAGAGAATTACCTTGCCGACGGCTGGAAGTTTATTGAAGTTTCAGGGCATAATCACAAAGAGATTTTTGAGGCAGTAAAAAAGGCAATCTCTGACCGTTCAAGTCCATATGTAATAATTTGTGAAACCACAATTGGTAAAGGTGTATCATTTATGGAAAACAATGCGAAATATCATGGTCAGGCACTCACACGAGAAGAATGCAAAAAAGCCTTGAAAGAATTAGACATAGAAGATGATATAGAACTTTTATTAAAAAGGGAAAACAAAAAGATAAAATCGTATAAAAGAATAGAGATTGCCCAGCCCGAGCTCAAGTTAGGCAAACCAAGAATATATAAAGATACTACCGACCCAAGGGTAGTATTTGGAGATGTTCTTGAGGAAACTGCAAAATTAAATCCTGCCAACACGATTGCGGTATTTGACTGCGACCTTATGGACTCGGTGAAGACAAATAAATTTGCCAAAATCCGGCCGGAAAATTTCTTTGAAGCCGGTGTGAGCGAACATACAACTGCCACAATTTCCGGTGCTTTATCAATAAATGGAATAGTAACTATCTGGGCAGATTTTGGTGTATTCGCAATCGATGAGGTTTACAATCAACTTAGACTGAATGATATTAACCATACAAATTTAAAGATCTTCGCGACGCATTTGGGATATAACGTTGGACCGGATGGCAAAACCCATCATTGTATTGATTACCTCGGGCTCTTAAGAAATCTTTTTGGATTTAAAGTCTTAATTCCTGCGGATCCAAATCAGACCGACCATATAGTCCGTTATGTTTTAAATCAACCTGGAAACTGGGTCATTGGCGTGGGTCGGACAAAACTGCCGATAATAAAAGATACCAGCGGTAAAATATTATTTGATGAGGATTATAGATTTGAATATGGGAAGATTGATTTGATAAGGAATGGTGATGCCTGCGCAGTATTTACAATGGGTGCAATGTTATCAAAGGCAATTGAGGCATATGAAGAATTAAACAACCATGGAATCAAGATAAAGATATATAACATTTCTTCACCATTTGCGATTAAGCCAGAGTTCATAAAAGAAGCAGCAAAAACAGGCTTAATAATCACCTATGAAGACCACATCATCCACTCCGGGTTGGGCAGCCTCATCGCCCAGGTCCTCGCTGAGGAGAACTTAAATACTAAATTTGTCAAAATGGGTATTGAGCAATATGGTGGTTCAGATGAACCTGATGCATTATACAAAAAATACCGACTGGATAGCCAGAGTCTTGCAAAAAAGATAAAAGAAGTTTTGTAA